A region of the Sphingobium sp. HWE2-09 genome:
CCTGGGCAGCACCCGGCATTCCGGCCAAGGCGCTACGCTGGCTGTTCATGCAACATGCGCCGCTCATCCTGCGCCCGGCTGTCGACATGGCGATGCTGCGCTGGCTGGTGGCGATGCTGGGCAATTGCAACGCGGCTGATTACCGCATCAACAAAAGCCGCATGGTGCGCCTCGCCGAATATAGCCGCGACCGGCTGATCGCCCTGCGCGCGGCGACCGGCATCCGCTATGACGAACGCAGCCAAGGCACGCTCCAGCTGTTCCGCGAACAAAAGCAGCTCGATGGCATCGCCAAGGATGTCGATGTGCTGCGCGCCGACAATGTGCCTTTCGAAGTGCTGGACCGCGCCGGATGCCTCGCCGCCGAACCGGGCCTTGCCGCCAGCGCCGCGCCGATCGCAGGCGGCTTGCGCCTGCCCAATGACGAAACCGGAGACTGTTTCAAATTCACCAACGCGCTGGCGGCCATGGCGAAGGGGCAGGGCGTACAGTTCCTGATGGGCCGGACGATCCGGCAGCTGGCGACCGAAAAAGGCCGCATCACCCATGTCGTCACCGACCAAGGCCCGGTCAGCGGCGACGCCTATCTGGTCGCAATGGGCAGCTTCTCGCCGCTTCTTCTGGCTCCCCTGGGCCTGCGCCTGCCGGTCTATCCGGTAAAGGGCTATTCCATCACGGTGCCGATCGTACAGGCGGACGTAGCGCCGGTTTCGACCCTGCTCGATGAAAGCTACAAGGTGGCGATCACGCGCCTGGGCGACCGCATCCGCGTCGGCGGCATGGCCGAACTGTCGGGCTATACCAACGACCTGCCACAGGCACGGCGCGACACGCTGGACCATAGCGTCGGCACGCTGTTCCCTGGCGCGGGCGACCTGTCCCGCGCGACCTTCTGGAGCGGCCTTCGCCCCATGACGCCGGATTCGACCCCGATCGTGGGCGCGACCGGTATCGACAATCTGTTCCTCAACACCGGGCACGGCACGCTGGGCTGGACCATGGCCTGCGGGTCGGGCCAGGTCATCGCCGACATCATCGGCGGCCATGAACCCGCTATCGAAACCGCCGATCTCGCACTGGCGCGCTATCGGCGCTGATCTTTCAGGAGAATGACCATGACCATCACCCGCATCGAAACCGGCCCGCGCATGAGCGAAGCCATCGTCCATGGCGACACCGTCTATCTGTCGGGCCAGGTGGGCGAAGGCGACAGCGTCACGGCCCAGACCCAATTCGCGCTCGATGAAATCGAACGCCTGCTCGGCCTGGCAGGCAGCAGCAAGGCG
Encoded here:
- a CDS encoding D-amino acid dehydrogenase; protein product: MKIVILGSGVIGVTSAWYLAQAGHEVVVVDRQAGVAQETSFANAGEISPGYASPWAAPGIPAKALRWLFMQHAPLILRPAVDMAMLRWLVAMLGNCNAADYRINKSRMVRLAEYSRDRLIALRAATGIRYDERSQGTLQLFREQKQLDGIAKDVDVLRADNVPFEVLDRAGCLAAEPGLAASAAPIAGGLRLPNDETGDCFKFTNALAAMAKGQGVQFLMGRTIRQLATEKGRITHVVTDQGPVSGDAYLVAMGSFSPLLLAPLGLRLPVYPVKGYSITVPIVQADVAPVSTLLDESYKVAITRLGDRIRVGGMAELSGYTNDLPQARRDTLDHSVGTLFPGAGDLSRATFWSGLRPMTPDSTPIVGATGIDNLFLNTGHGTLGWTMACGSGQVIADIIGGHEPAIETADLALARYRR
- a CDS encoding RidA family protein, whose protein sequence is MTITRIETGPRMSEAIVHGDTVYLSGQVGEGDSVTAQTQFALDEIERLLGLAGSSKAHILRATIWLADMADFAEMNAVWDAWIADVAAPTRATGEAKLATPDYKVEIIITAARA